The proteins below are encoded in one region of Pantoea sp. At-9b:
- a CDS encoding alpha/beta fold hydrolase: MKIDSKGVQLHVTDSGNGDIALVFMHFWGGSSATWSSVISLLSDDFRCVAIDARGSGQSEVATQGYRTADHADDVYAVIQALGLKRVILVGHSMGGKTAQLLASRQHQEVIALALVASAPLAPMNFTEEQRSQMRAAYHSRESILWTLENVLTAGELTAQQREKLVADALRVSDNAADGWVFTASREDLRPAAEHLDLPIIILAGEQDKVDPPAVVAHAIAALYPWADVHIIPGKGHLLPVEAPQTVANTLSAFATGLQG, encoded by the coding sequence ATGAAAATAGACAGTAAAGGTGTACAACTGCACGTCACCGATAGCGGCAATGGCGATATTGCATTGGTTTTTATGCATTTTTGGGGAGGCTCTTCTGCCACCTGGTCGTCGGTGATCTCGCTCCTGAGCGATGACTTCCGCTGTGTCGCGATTGATGCTCGCGGTTCGGGGCAGTCTGAGGTCGCCACACAAGGTTACCGCACCGCTGACCACGCAGATGATGTGTATGCCGTTATCCAGGCACTGGGCCTCAAACGGGTGATTTTAGTGGGGCACTCGATGGGAGGTAAAACGGCCCAACTGCTGGCCAGCCGTCAACATCAAGAGGTCATCGCCCTCGCGCTGGTGGCTTCTGCCCCACTCGCGCCGATGAATTTCACAGAAGAACAGCGCAGCCAGATGCGGGCGGCTTACCACAGCCGCGAATCCATTCTGTGGACGCTGGAAAATGTCTTAACCGCAGGAGAGCTGACTGCACAGCAACGCGAAAAGCTGGTAGCGGATGCATTACGCGTCAGTGACAACGCGGCAGACGGTTGGGTGTTTACGGCATCGCGCGAAGACCTGCGCCCCGCCGCAGAACACCTCGATCTGCCCATCATTATCCTGGCGGGTGAGCAAGATAAAGTCGATCCCCCCGCGGTGGTTGCACATGCCATCGCAGCGCTTTATCCCTGGGCTGATGTCCATATCATCCCAGGTAAAGGTCATCTGTTACCGGTGGAAGCGCCGCAAACGGTAGCAAACACGCTCAGCGCCTTTGCCACTGGACTGCAAGGTTAA
- a CDS encoding MFS transporter, with protein sequence MQDSIPGTRWYRVIAPILIVCIISFMDRVNISFALPGGMDQDLAITSQMAGIISGIFFIGYLFLQVPGGRIAVNGSGKRFIACSLVAWTLVSIATGFVTNHYQLLALRFVLGVSEGGMLPVVLTMVSNWFPEKELGRANAFVMMFAPLGGMFTAPISGYIINALDWRWLFIIEGGLSAVILLVWWLVVSDRPEEARWLPEREKVWLLRELQRERAAARAVAPVSKAPLKAVFRNSGLMELVVLNFFYQTGDYGYTLWLPSILKNLTGSNMTGIGLLAALPFVATLLGIYAISWLSDRTGKRRLWVMISLFCFAAALLASVVLHHNVVAAYIALVICGFFLKAATSPFWSIPGRIAAPEVAGSARGVINGLGNLGGFCGPYLVGMMTMLYGQNVAVCWLAGSLVVAGLITTLLPKACDLNPSADRQGSEQDNLVSLKH encoded by the coding sequence ATGCAGGACTCAATTCCCGGAACTCGTTGGTATCGCGTTATCGCGCCGATTTTAATTGTTTGCATCATCTCCTTCATGGACCGCGTCAATATCAGTTTCGCCTTACCGGGCGGGATGGATCAGGATCTCGCCATTACCAGCCAGATGGCGGGCATCATCAGCGGTATCTTCTTCATTGGTTATCTGTTCCTGCAAGTGCCGGGTGGCCGCATTGCGGTTAACGGCAGCGGCAAGCGCTTTATCGCCTGCTCGCTGGTGGCGTGGACGCTGGTGTCAATTGCCACCGGGTTTGTCACCAACCACTATCAGCTGCTGGCGTTGCGTTTCGTATTGGGGGTGTCGGAAGGCGGGATGTTGCCCGTGGTGTTAACCATGGTGAGCAACTGGTTCCCGGAAAAAGAGCTGGGACGGGCGAATGCCTTTGTCATGATGTTTGCGCCGCTGGGTGGCATGTTCACCGCACCTATCTCCGGCTACATTATCAACGCCCTGGACTGGCGCTGGTTGTTCATCATCGAAGGGGGCCTGTCGGCGGTGATCCTGCTGGTGTGGTGGCTGGTGGTGAGCGATCGTCCCGAAGAAGCACGCTGGCTGCCGGAACGGGAAAAAGTGTGGTTGTTGCGTGAGTTGCAGCGGGAACGTGCCGCAGCCCGTGCGGTCGCGCCGGTGAGTAAAGCCCCGTTAAAAGCGGTGTTTCGCAACTCTGGCCTGATGGAACTGGTGGTGCTGAACTTTTTCTATCAAACCGGCGACTACGGTTACACCCTGTGGTTGCCCAGCATCCTGAAAAACCTGACCGGTTCGAATATGACCGGTATCGGCCTGCTGGCCGCACTGCCGTTTGTTGCCACGTTGCTGGGTATCTATGCTATTTCCTGGCTGAGCGATCGTACCGGTAAGCGTCGTTTGTGGGTGATGATTTCGTTGTTCTGTTTTGCCGCTGCGCTGCTGGCGTCGGTGGTGTTGCATCACAACGTGGTGGCCGCCTATATCGCGCTGGTGATTTGTGGTTTCTTCCTGAAAGCCGCCACCAGCCCGTTCTGGTCTATCCCGGGCCGTATCGCTGCGCCAGAAGTGGCGGGAAGTGCGCGTGGCGTCATCAACGGGTTGGGGAATTTAGGCGGTTTTTGTGGGCCGTATCTGGTCGGGATGATGACCATGCTGTACGGACAGAATGTCGCGGTGTGCTGGCTGGCGGGATCGCTGGTGGTCGCCGGACTGATCACCACGCTGCTGCCCAAAGCCTGTGACCTGAATCCGTCTGCCGATCGTCAGGGCAGTGAGCAGGATAATCTTGTCAGCCTGAAACATTAA
- a CDS encoding XRE family transcriptional regulator, whose translation MSDEKSSKEDSINIRIGQKVKAEREKRGWSLTDLAENSGVSRAMIHKIERGESSPTATLLARLAGSFDMSMSQLIALSEVQTGTLIRQAQQPVWQDPETGYIRRHVSPGQIPVDLVSVDLPAGVSVPMPAISYLSRRQLIWVLEGSLTFQEGDHHFVMQQGDCLELGDPADCIFSNTSAQNCRYAVVVLKNG comes from the coding sequence ATGTCAGACGAAAAATCCAGTAAAGAAGACAGCATAAATATCCGTATCGGACAAAAAGTGAAAGCCGAGCGGGAAAAACGTGGCTGGTCGCTGACCGATCTGGCGGAAAATTCCGGGGTTTCCCGCGCCATGATCCACAAAATTGAACGGGGCGAAAGCAGCCCGACGGCGACCTTACTGGCACGCCTCGCCGGTTCTTTTGATATGAGTATGTCGCAGTTGATCGCCCTGAGCGAAGTGCAGACCGGCACGCTGATCAGACAGGCGCAACAGCCGGTATGGCAGGACCCGGAAACCGGTTATATCCGACGGCACGTCTCACCCGGTCAGATTCCTGTGGATTTAGTCAGTGTCGATTTACCTGCCGGGGTGAGCGTGCCGATGCCCGCCATCTCCTATCTGTCACGTCGCCAGTTGATCTGGGTACTGGAAGGCTCGCTCACCTTCCAGGAAGGGGATCATCACTTTGTCATGCAGCAAGGCGACTGCCTTGAGCTGGGCGATCCCGCCGACTGTATCTTCAGCAACACCAGCGCGCAAAACTGCCGTTATGCCGTGGTGGTGCTGAAAAACGGCTAA
- a CDS encoding HD domain-containing protein: MNFTVQGIRIPDTQMMRDTTAFIRDTESDLLFNHSSRVYYWAALAGQQRNLKVDHELLYVGCMFHDIGLTHEHCSCDKRFEVDGANAAREFLRGYGVHESDIDKVWTGIALHTTPGIPEFMAPEIALVTAGVEMDVLGIGYDGFAESDREAVVAQHPRSASFKEDIIQAFYDGIQHRPQTTFGNVKADVLQDKDPAFQPMNFCHIIRQSRWQG; the protein is encoded by the coding sequence ATGAACTTCACCGTACAAGGCATTCGCATACCTGACACCCAGATGATGCGCGACACCACCGCGTTTATCCGTGACACCGAATCTGACCTGCTGTTCAACCATTCCAGCCGGGTTTATTACTGGGCGGCTTTAGCCGGTCAACAGCGCAATCTGAAGGTTGACCACGAGTTGCTGTACGTTGGCTGCATGTTCCACGATATCGGGCTGACACATGAACATTGCAGTTGTGATAAACGTTTTGAGGTAGACGGGGCCAATGCGGCGCGCGAGTTTTTGCGTGGTTATGGGGTGCATGAGAGCGACATTGATAAAGTCTGGACCGGCATTGCGTTGCACACCACGCCCGGTATTCCTGAGTTTATGGCTCCGGAAATTGCGCTGGTTACGGCCGGGGTAGAGATGGATGTGCTCGGGATCGGCTATGACGGCTTTGCTGAGTCTGACCGGGAAGCCGTGGTGGCACAACACCCGCGTAGCGCCAGTTTTAAGGAAGATATCATCCAGGCTTTTTATGACGGTATCCAGCATCGTCCGCAAACCACCTTTGGCAATGTGAAAGCCGATGTGCTGCAAGACAAGGACCCCGCGTTCCAGCCGATGAATTTCTGCCACATTATCCGGCAGTCACGTTGGCAGGGTTGA
- a CDS encoding MetQ/NlpA family ABC transporter substrate-binding protein translates to MNKKLLSVLLAASVTLLSACNKDNDNSVKVAINTGPDQALWDTVKQVAHDKYHLDVDVVAFNDYVQPNEALFNKDVDANAFQSLPYLEMQSKERGYHFAVITNTFVFPIAGYSRKIKSLKDLPDGATITISNEATTLGRSLLLLQAQGLISVKPEAGLLPTTLDITANPKNLKFVEVDTPQLARTLDDPQVYVSIINNNFAALANLSASRDGMFMEGKASPYVNAIVAREDNKDSPNIQKLKEAFQSPEVLNKANEIYKGDIIKGW, encoded by the coding sequence ATGAATAAAAAATTACTCTCCGTACTGCTGGCCGCGTCCGTAACGCTGCTTAGCGCCTGCAATAAAGACAATGACAACAGTGTTAAAGTGGCGATCAACACCGGACCCGATCAGGCGTTGTGGGACACCGTCAAGCAGGTTGCGCATGACAAATATCATCTGGACGTGGATGTGGTGGCGTTTAACGACTATGTTCAGCCTAATGAAGCGCTGTTTAACAAAGATGTCGATGCCAATGCCTTCCAGAGTTTGCCGTATCTGGAGATGCAGTCCAAAGAGCGTGGCTATCATTTTGCCGTGATCACCAATACCTTCGTGTTCCCGATTGCCGGTTACTCACGCAAAATCAAATCATTAAAAGATCTGCCGGATGGCGCAACCATCACCATTTCCAACGAAGCCACCACCCTAGGCCGCAGCCTGCTGCTGTTGCAGGCGCAAGGGTTGATCAGCGTGAAACCGGAAGCGGGCCTGCTGCCGACGACACTGGACATCACCGCGAACCCGAAAAACCTCAAGTTTGTTGAAGTGGATACCCCGCAGCTGGCGCGTACCCTTGACGATCCCCAGGTCTATGTTTCGATCATCAACAACAACTTTGCCGCACTGGCGAACCTGTCTGCCTCGCGCGATGGCATGTTTATGGAAGGTAAAGCGTCACCTTACGTGAACGCGATTGTGGCGCGTGAAGATAATAAAGACAGCCCGAATATTCAGAAGCTGAAAGAAGCGTTCCAGTCACCGGAAGTGCTGAACAAAGCGAACGAGATCTACAAAGGCGATATTATCAAAGGCTGGTAA
- a CDS encoding LysR family transcriptional regulator produces the protein MDRLLSMSVFVAAVEEGSIAAAARRLNLSPVMAGRYLTSLEEGLSVRLLERSTHQLNLTDAGGSYFVKAKRILSDIREAEQEATAKHISPQGSLRIAAPVTFGTQYLAPLIAAFMRDYPQVDIQLQLLDRFIDLVDEGVDLAIRIGQLPDSDLVARRITDYRLLACASPRYLADAGRPLLPEELARHVLIGYSGTMTTSPWQFTAASGEVKQIEAHCRFLANNTAIMVALALQDAGIVYGPEFVMQPHLQTGELVEVLPDYRCPVISLFAVTLNAKYVNSKTRLFIQYLKQAMASSPHRTCDKPLE, from the coding sequence ATGGACCGTCTGTTGAGCATGTCCGTGTTTGTCGCCGCCGTTGAAGAGGGCAGCATTGCCGCTGCGGCGCGCCGGTTAAATCTCTCCCCGGTGATGGCGGGGCGTTATCTCACCTCACTGGAGGAAGGATTGTCGGTCAGATTGCTGGAGCGCTCCACGCATCAGCTCAACCTCACCGATGCGGGTGGGTCCTATTTTGTGAAAGCGAAACGTATCCTCAGTGATATTCGGGAAGCGGAGCAGGAAGCCACAGCGAAACATATTTCGCCCCAGGGGAGCCTGCGTATTGCCGCACCGGTCACCTTCGGCACCCAGTATCTGGCTCCTTTGATAGCGGCGTTTATGCGCGATTATCCGCAGGTCGATATTCAGTTGCAGCTGCTTGATCGCTTCATTGATTTGGTTGATGAAGGTGTAGACCTGGCGATTCGTATCGGGCAACTGCCCGACTCGGACCTGGTCGCCCGGCGGATCACCGATTACCGTTTATTAGCCTGTGCCTCCCCGCGTTATCTTGCGGATGCCGGCAGGCCGCTGTTGCCGGAGGAGTTAGCTCGCCATGTGCTGATTGGTTATTCCGGGACCATGACAACCTCACCGTGGCAATTTACCGCCGCGAGCGGTGAGGTGAAGCAAATCGAGGCCCACTGCCGTTTTCTCGCCAATAACACTGCGATTATGGTGGCGCTGGCCTTACAAGATGCCGGAATAGTCTATGGGCCAGAATTTGTCATGCAACCGCATTTGCAGACCGGCGAATTGGTCGAGGTATTGCCTGATTACCGATGCCCGGTGATCTCATTGTTTGCGGTCACGCTAAACGCCAAATACGTCAATAGCAAAACCCGACTGTTTATTCAGTATCTGAAACAGGCTATGGCTTCTTCCCCGCATAGAACTTGCGATAAACCGCTGGAGTAA
- a CDS encoding GNAT family N-acetyltransferase — MNIRPAVEQDAAVIAAIYNDAVLNSTAIWNDKTVAVANRVQWMADRQQAGFPVLVAVDEQDGVLGYASYGDWRPWDGYRFTVEHSVYVLKSARGKGAGEALMRALITHATHQGKHVMVAGIESENTASIALHHKLGFSEAGRVSEVGNKFGRWLDLTFLQLRLDQRQQP, encoded by the coding sequence ATGAATATCCGCCCGGCAGTTGAGCAGGATGCGGCAGTGATTGCCGCCATTTATAACGATGCAGTCCTCAATAGCACTGCGATCTGGAATGACAAAACGGTTGCTGTCGCGAACCGCGTGCAGTGGATGGCCGATCGTCAGCAGGCCGGTTTCCCGGTATTGGTGGCGGTGGATGAACAGGATGGCGTGCTCGGCTACGCTTCTTACGGTGACTGGCGACCCTGGGATGGCTACCGTTTTACCGTCGAACATTCGGTGTATGTCCTGAAAAGCGCACGTGGCAAAGGTGCCGGGGAAGCCCTGATGCGCGCGCTGATCACCCACGCCACGCATCAGGGAAAACATGTGATGGTGGCGGGGATTGAGTCAGAAAATACCGCTTCCATCGCCTTGCATCACAAGCTCGGTTTTAGCGAGGCGGGTCGCGTCAGTGAAGTGGGGAACAAATTTGGCCGTTGGCTGGATCTGACGTTCCTCCAATTGCGTCTTGATCAACGCCAACAGCCCTGA
- a CDS encoding cytochrome c has translation MKTLIASSLAALVTLGAQAAPLDSNLLRQGEQVAIASDCQACHTAPGSKTAFSGGYGIASPMGVIYATNITPAKSGIGEYSEAQFAAAVRHGVRADGAQLYPAMPYTSYSMMTDADVHALYYYLMHGVQPVEQQNPQTNLPFPFSLRFSMRFWNMMFANDKMWQNDGSKSAEWNRGNYLVNGLTHCNTCHTPRGFMMQEQPDRPLAGGPLGSWYAPNITSDPISGIGGWSDDELVQYLKTGRAPGKNQAAGGMAEAVEHSLQYLPDSDLHAIAVYLKGTTPLRDEGETQPAFSYGAPMDVENSLRGRNPNNANQSLTSGAALFSGNCASCHQPDGAGSANQAYPSLFHNTATGMRNPANLIAAILFGVQRDTADHQVLMPGFSSPSYVDKLNDQQVADISNFVLKNYGNPDVTVTAGDVAWVRKGGHPPLLARLQPLVLPGLIGVVILVLAGVALSVVLRRKGKKPS, from the coding sequence ATGAAGACATTAATTGCCAGCAGTCTGGCCGCGCTGGTGACGTTGGGCGCACAGGCCGCTCCCCTGGATAGCAACCTGTTGCGACAGGGCGAGCAGGTGGCCATTGCGTCGGACTGTCAGGCCTGTCATACCGCGCCGGGCAGTAAAACCGCGTTCAGCGGCGGTTATGGCATCGCTTCGCCGATGGGGGTGATTTATGCCACCAACATCACGCCAGCAAAAAGCGGCATTGGTGAGTACAGCGAAGCCCAGTTTGCGGCGGCGGTGCGTCATGGCGTGCGCGCCGACGGCGCGCAGCTCTATCCGGCGATGCCCTACACCTCTTACAGCATGATGACCGACGCAGATGTACATGCTCTGTATTACTACCTGATGCATGGCGTACAGCCGGTGGAGCAGCAGAATCCTCAAACCAATCTGCCTTTTCCGTTCAGCCTGCGTTTTAGTATGCGCTTCTGGAACATGATGTTTGCCAACGACAAAATGTGGCAGAACGATGGCAGCAAAAGCGCCGAATGGAATCGGGGCAATTATCTGGTTAACGGCTTGACGCACTGCAACACCTGTCACACGCCACGCGGTTTTATGATGCAGGAACAGCCGGATCGTCCGCTGGCAGGGGGACCGCTGGGTAGCTGGTACGCGCCCAATATCACTTCAGATCCGATCAGCGGCATAGGTGGCTGGAGTGATGACGAGCTGGTGCAGTATCTGAAAACCGGGCGTGCACCAGGCAAAAACCAGGCGGCGGGCGGCATGGCGGAAGCGGTGGAACATAGCCTGCAATACCTGCCGGACAGCGATCTGCATGCGATTGCGGTTTACCTCAAAGGCACCACGCCGCTGCGTGATGAAGGGGAAACCCAACCGGCCTTCAGCTATGGCGCACCGATGGATGTGGAAAACAGCCTGCGTGGCCGTAACCCGAATAACGCTAACCAATCGCTGACCAGCGGTGCGGCGCTGTTTAGCGGTAACTGCGCCAGTTGCCATCAGCCAGATGGGGCGGGCAGTGCTAACCAGGCCTATCCTTCGTTGTTCCACAACACCGCGACCGGAATGCGCAATCCTGCCAACCTGATTGCCGCGATTCTGTTTGGTGTACAGCGTGATACCGCCGATCATCAGGTGCTGATGCCCGGCTTTAGCTCGCCGTCCTACGTTGACAAGCTGAACGATCAGCAGGTGGCCGATATCAGTAACTTTGTGCTGAAAAACTACGGCAATCCTGACGTCACGGTGACCGCAGGTGATGTCGCCTGGGTACGCAAAGGCGGTCACCCGCCACTGCTGGCCCGCCTGCAACCGCTGGTGCTACCGGGACTCATTGGCGTGGTTATCCTGGTGCTGGCCGGGGTGGCGCTGAGTGTGGTGCTGCGGCGTAAAGGTAAAAAACCGTCGTGA
- a CDS encoding GlxA family transcriptional regulator — MAHNIVMLAVPGVQLLDVAGPLDAFAEANRILHRQVYQPRVMSLDGEEILASSGVKLAAHCRLGETPPAGAMSFLIAGAPEADAFTLSAAQIAAIAPLCQRSQRYGSVCTGALLLAQTGLLHQRKVTTHWSVAKTLARRYPDIDVDADALYVADGPVRTAAGVTSGLDLALRFIEEDVGAEVAQDVAANLVMFFRRPAGQGHFIRKQQTSVDGRSALQDLQRWTLSHLDSVKSVAQMAEHIQLSTRHLNRIFHQEMGVTAGEWLEEARITLARELLTANQPVKSIAARCGYNSSDVMRRAFIKVTGFTPAVYRKFYAGKKP; from the coding sequence ATGGCGCATAACATCGTGATGCTGGCGGTGCCGGGGGTCCAGTTGCTTGATGTGGCTGGCCCGCTTGATGCCTTTGCCGAAGCCAACCGCATCCTGCACCGTCAGGTCTATCAACCACGGGTGATGTCATTGGACGGGGAAGAGATTCTGGCTTCATCCGGGGTCAAACTCGCCGCACATTGCCGATTGGGCGAGACGCCGCCCGCGGGTGCGATGAGTTTTCTCATCGCCGGTGCCCCGGAGGCTGACGCCTTCACCCTTAGCGCGGCACAGATTGCCGCTATCGCCCCACTCTGCCAACGCAGCCAGCGCTATGGCTCGGTGTGTACCGGTGCACTGTTGCTGGCGCAGACCGGGTTACTGCATCAGCGCAAAGTCACCACCCACTGGTCGGTTGCCAAAACGCTGGCGCGCCGTTATCCCGACATTGACGTTGATGCGGATGCGTTATATGTCGCTGATGGCCCGGTGCGCACCGCCGCCGGGGTGACATCTGGCCTGGATTTGGCTCTGCGTTTTATTGAAGAGGATGTGGGAGCGGAGGTGGCGCAGGATGTTGCAGCGAATCTGGTGATGTTCTTTCGGCGACCCGCAGGACAGGGGCATTTTATTCGCAAACAACAGACGTCAGTGGATGGACGCTCGGCCTTACAGGATCTCCAGCGCTGGACGTTATCCCACCTGGACAGCGTGAAAAGCGTGGCGCAGATGGCGGAACATATCCAACTCAGTACCCGCCACCTGAACCGCATTTTTCATCAGGAAATGGGCGTCACGGCGGGCGAGTGGCTGGAGGAGGCACGTATCACGCTGGCGCGTGAACTGTTGACCGCCAATCAACCGGTGAAATCCATCGCGGCGCGCTGCGGTTATAACAGCAGCGATGTCATGCGACGGGCATTTATTAAAGTGACCGGTTTTACTCCAGCGGTTTATCGCAAGTTCTATGCGGGGAAGAAGCCATAG
- a CDS encoding metallophosphoesterase → MFHLIFSIPGWYVIARFIAPLALPLAVKLVFSAVVLIATQYLFFSRFTSGSIMSPEMPRPVIILFNWAFCAVLFLAMLQVLVDAVALIALLLGHPLVIAPGVRYGAGVAAMLLAAFGVHQAIRVPPVKDVVFTINNLPPEFAGYQLLQLTDLHISKLFNANWTAKMVKKAMALDVDLIVITGDVIDGTLNNRRADVEPLRGLHAPDGVLAITGNHEYFFEQAAWTDHLASLGLKPLLNSHTVVARDGASLVIAGVTDASAPRRGATGPDLAGALSGAPANAPVVLLDHQPRNARQNAAQGADVQLSGHTHGGLIAGFDRLFAKPNGGYVSGLYAVEGMQLYVNNGTALWPGMAVRLGRPSELTRITLQPAQ, encoded by the coding sequence ATGTTTCACCTGATCTTCAGTATTCCAGGCTGGTATGTGATCGCACGTTTTATCGCTCCCCTGGCCTTGCCGCTTGCGGTGAAGCTGGTGTTTTCCGCTGTGGTGTTGATCGCCACGCAATATCTGTTTTTCAGTCGCTTTACCTCTGGCAGCATCATGTCGCCGGAGATGCCGCGTCCCGTGATCATCCTGTTTAACTGGGCGTTCTGCGCGGTGTTGTTCCTCGCCATGTTGCAGGTGCTAGTCGATGCCGTGGCGCTGATTGCGCTGCTGCTGGGGCATCCGCTGGTGATAGCGCCCGGGGTGCGCTATGGCGCTGGGGTGGCTGCGATGTTGCTGGCGGCATTCGGCGTGCACCAGGCGATTCGTGTGCCGCCGGTCAAAGATGTGGTGTTCACCATCAACAACCTGCCGCCAGAATTTGCTGGCTATCAGCTGTTACAGTTGACGGATTTGCATATCAGCAAGTTGTTTAACGCCAACTGGACGGCGAAGATGGTGAAAAAAGCGATGGCGCTCGATGTGGATCTGATTGTGATCACCGGCGATGTGATTGATGGCACCCTGAACAATCGCCGCGCCGACGTTGAACCGTTACGCGGTCTGCATGCGCCAGATGGCGTATTGGCCATCACCGGCAATCATGAATATTTCTTTGAACAGGCGGCATGGACCGATCATCTGGCTTCGCTCGGGCTGAAGCCGTTGCTCAACAGTCATACCGTGGTGGCGCGTGACGGAGCCAGCCTGGTGATTGCCGGGGTGACCGATGCCTCGGCCCCGCGCCGGGGGGCTACGGGCCCGGATTTGGCCGGAGCACTGTCCGGTGCACCGGCGAATGCGCCGGTGGTGCTGTTGGATCATCAACCGCGCAATGCACGGCAAAATGCCGCGCAAGGGGCAGATGTGCAACTTTCCGGGCATACCCACGGCGGGTTAATCGCCGGGTTTGATCGGCTGTTCGCCAAACCCAATGGTGGCTATGTCTCGGGCTTGTATGCGGTGGAAGGCATGCAGCTGTACGTCAATAACGGCACCGCATTATGGCCGGGGATGGCGGTGCGCCTGGGTCGTCCTTCCGAGCTGACGCGCATCACGCTCCAGCCCGCGCAATAG